Proteins encoded by one window of Rutidosis leptorrhynchoides isolate AG116_Rl617_1_P2 chromosome 7, CSIRO_AGI_Rlap_v1, whole genome shotgun sequence:
- the LOC139859886 gene encoding uncharacterized protein: MKQLLATLPTLIAPVDGEILYLYIAIANEAFGSVLIVERNKDQKPVYFVSKALAGSEINYAPIKKFIYALVLTSRRLCRYFQGHPIHVLTDLSVKQVLSTLAVSGRLAKCAIELGAFEIAYLPRTSVKGQVLADYLAEMTGAGAGLVLTSPSGEDHTYALCFNFDVTNNEAEYEALLARLNMLVANQFNGSFKAHELSMQKYLKLLQEVAEKFEFFELTQVSRSQNKKADALSKLAVLTFLHFQKQVWVEELPNKSIDGSLIVVAIEEVHPNWMDPIMHYLRNNTLPEDKKEARIMRERSPMYVIENDMLYCMSYLGPLMQCVGPAEAATIIEEVYSGSCALHSGYKTIAAKLMRMGYFWPTLYRDVAQIFKRCKSCQRFGIPRELVSDNGAQIAKDPFLSWCAELNIIQKFTSVAHPQANRLCEVTNRDIVSGIRKRLNEKRNGWVDELSNVLWAHRTTFKKSTSETPFSLVYGSEAMIPAEGFVQTHRVTNFYESVNADNICENLNFIEERRHMDAIRETNNKQQIASITTTRCAR, translated from the exons ATGAAGCAATTGCTTGCTACGCTACCTACATTGATTGCGCCCGTAGATGGTGAAATATTATATCTTTATATTGCGATTGCGAATGAAGCATTTGGTTCAGTGCTTATTGTGGAACGAAACAAAGACCAGAAGCCAGTTTACTTTGTTAGCAAGGCGCTCGCGGGAAGTGAAATAAATTACGCACCTATCAAAAAATTTATTTACGCATTGGTGTTGACATCAAGAAGGTTATGTAGATACTTTCAGGGTCATCCGATACATGTTTTAACTGACTTGTCAGTTAAACAAGTTTTGAGTACACTCGCGGTATCAGGAAGACTCGCCAAATGTGCAATCGAGTTAGGAGCATTTGAAATAGCATATTTGCCACGCACATCTGTAAAGGGCCAAGTTTTGGCAGATTACCTTGCAGAAATGACGG GTGCGGGTGCGGGATTGGTATTAACAAGCCCTAGTGGTGAAGACCATACATACGCATTGTGTTTTAATTTTGATGTAACAAATAATGAGgctgaatatgaagcattgcttgcgAGATTAAATATG TTAGTGGCAAATCAATTTAATGGCTCATTTAAAGCTCATGAGTTGTCCATGCAAAAGTATTTGAAGCTTTTGCAGGAAGTCGCGGAAAAATTTGAATTTTTCGAATTGACACAAGTATCAAGAAGTCAAAATAAAAAGGCGGATGCGTTAAGTAAACTTGCTGTATTGACTTTTTTGCACTTCCAAAAGCAAGTATGGGTAGAAGAACTTCCCAATAAGTCCATTGATGGTAGTCTGATTGTTGTGGCTATAGAGGAAGTTCACCCGAATTGGATGGATCCTATAATGCACTATTTGCGCAATAATACACTACCAGAAGACAAAAAAGAAGCTCGAATAATGAGAGAAAGGTCCCCTATGTATGTGATCGAAAATGATATGTTATATTGCATGTCATATCTGGGACCATTAATGCAGTGTGTAGGACCCGCAGAGGCTGCAACAATTATTGAGGAGGTGTATAGTGGATCTTGTGCTCTTCATTCAGGTTACAAAACTATTGCAGCGAAATTAATGCGAATGGGTTACTTTTGGCCTACCCTGTATCGTGATGTTGCGCAAATATTTAAAAGATGTAAAAGTTGTCAAAG ATTTGGCATCCCACGAGAACTTGTAAGTGATAATGGGGCACAGATTGCAAAAGACCCATTTTTAAGCTGGTGTGCAGAATTGAATATAATCCAAAAATTCACATCGGTAGCGCATCCACAAGCAAATAGGCTTTGCGAAGTAACTAACCGCGATATTGTCAGCGGAATTCGAAAGCGTTTGAATGAAAAGCGCAATGGGTGGGTTGATGAACTATCAAATGTATTATGGGCTCATCGCACAACTTTCAAGAAAAGTACAAGCGAAACGCCTTTTAGCCTTGTGTATGGGTCAGAAGCAATGATCCCCGCAGAAGGTTTTGTCCAGACGCATAGGGTCACTAACTTTTATGAAAGTGTGAATGCAGATAACATTTGTGAAAATTTAAATTTCATTGAGGAACGCAGACATATGGATGCAATAAGAGAGACAAACAATAAGCAACAAATTGCCAGTATTACAACAACAAGGTGCGCGCGTTAG